From the unidentified bacterial endosymbiont genome, one window contains:
- the bhsA gene encoding multiple stress resistance protein BhsA, with protein MKNVKTLIAAAVLSSLSFASFAAVEVQSTPVEQHKVGTISATAGTNLGSLEEKLAQKADAMGAKSFRITSVTGPNTLHGTAVIYK; from the coding sequence ATGAAAAACGTAAAAACTCTGATCGCTGCGGCTGTACTAAGCTCGCTGTCATTTGCAAGCTTCGCCGCTGTTGAAGTGCAATCTACGCCGGTTGAACAGCATAAAGTCGGGACGATTTCCGCAACTGCCGGGACTAACCTGGGCTCGCTGGAAGAAAAGTTGGCGCAAAAAGCCGACGCCATGGGGGCGAAATCCTTCCGCATCACGTCTGTGACGGGTCCTAATACCCTGCACGGTACCGCTGTTATCTACAAATAA
- the ldtC gene encoding L,D-transpeptidase LdtC: MMTSIRFTRWLTWFALVAAVAIALPARANTWPLPPPGSNVVGQNRFHVVENNGGSLEAIAKRYNVGFLALLQANPGVDPYVPRAGSVLTIPLQAILPDAPREGLVINLAELRLYYYPPDKHEVTVFPIGIGQLGGDTLTPTMVTTVSQKRANPTWTPTANIRARYKAQGIDLPAVVPAGPDNPMGQHAIRLAAYGGVYLLHGTNADFGIGMRVSSGCIRLRDDDIKKLYNVLALGTKVNIINTPIKVSEEPGGVRLVEIHQPLSKNIGDDPQTLPINLNAAMVSFKTNPGTDGAVMERAMTARSGMPTDVTRHFTQVHHSF; the protein is encoded by the coding sequence ATAATGACCTCTATCCGTTTTACCCGCTGGTTAACGTGGTTTGCGCTGGTAGCCGCGGTGGCGATTGCGCTTCCTGCTCGCGCAAATACCTGGCCGCTCCCTCCGCCTGGCAGCAACGTGGTGGGGCAAAATCGTTTTCATGTGGTTGAAAACAATGGTGGTTCGCTGGAAGCAATTGCCAAAAGATATAACGTTGGATTCCTTGCCTTGCTGCAGGCGAACCCTGGCGTTGACCCTTATGTCCCGCGGGCCGGAAGCGTGCTGACCATTCCGCTGCAGGCAATTTTGCCGGATGCGCCGCGTGAAGGGCTGGTGATTAACCTCGCCGAGCTACGGCTCTATTATTACCCGCCGGATAAACATGAAGTGACCGTCTTCCCTATCGGAATTGGTCAACTGGGCGGCGACACGCTCACGCCCACCATGGTGACGACCGTATCGCAGAAACGTGCAAATCCAACCTGGACACCGACTGCCAATATTCGTGCCCGCTATAAAGCCCAGGGTATAGATCTGCCGGCAGTGGTCCCGGCGGGCCCGGATAACCCTATGGGGCAGCATGCGATACGTCTCGCCGCATACGGTGGTGTTTATCTCCTGCATGGCACCAACGCTGATTTCGGCATCGGTATGCGCGTCAGCTCAGGCTGTATCCGTCTGCGCGATGACGATATCAAAAAGCTTTACAACGTCCTGGCGCTGGGTACAAAGGTCAATATTATTAACACACCGATCAAGGTCTCAGAAGAGCCTGGCGGAGTACGCCTGGTTGAAATCCACCAGCCGTTATCGAAAAACATCGGAGATGATCCGCAAACGTTGCCAATTAACCTGAATGCGGCAATGGTGAGTTTCAAAACTAACCCCGGCACAGACGGAGCGGTTATGGAGCGCGCGATGACGGCGCGGTCCGGCATGCCAACAGACGTCACGCGACATTTCACACAGGTTCACCACTCCTTCTAA